A region of Streptomyces sp. NBC_00654 DNA encodes the following proteins:
- a CDS encoding sensor histidine kinase KdpD, whose product MRPSFRPTALALLISAIVTGSLTVWAVAVAPDAVRTPLAWGAGAAAVLLSVALAVTVHTLGTARALRAQRTAESQRFTAETSRMVSASAADAQRFTAETARIKAAASAENARITAEARAEMSRLSNEAASEQARLTAETQRLTARASRSETERSAAVAACANAAGRMQALATSMLADLREMEHRHTSEDVLGDLLHLDHRTAQAGRLADSIAVLTGARSGRRWAKPIVMESILRGAMGRIGSYQRVRLHSTSDVAIAGHAAEGVMHALAELLDNAANFSPPTAEVHVYVEEVPAGIVITVEDSGLVMSDVQLRRAERAVAAENHDLTGLSGTRLGLAVVGRLARKHGLTVSFRPSARGGTGALMMLPQDLISRVTAPTAEPDTAAAPIPAQAQVPAQESVPARASAPAPVTPAEPEPAHAPAAHRDTTPDAYPDAHPDVSRASGPDAGSDVDSATGSFRLPAPAAQAPATGPDSESTGAVPTFGESGLPKRRRGRTLAAAESRTGTAAPGGADSPRPRTTDPKVQAARFNTFSKAVRANSPHPEGNTR is encoded by the coding sequence TTGCGCCCCTCATTCCGGCCGACCGCACTCGCCTTGCTGATCTCGGCAATCGTCACCGGCTCACTGACCGTGTGGGCGGTCGCCGTCGCCCCTGATGCGGTGAGGACCCCGCTGGCCTGGGGAGCGGGCGCCGCCGCCGTGCTGCTGAGCGTCGCCCTGGCCGTCACCGTCCACACCCTGGGCACGGCACGCGCCCTGCGCGCCCAGCGGACCGCCGAGTCCCAGCGGTTCACCGCCGAAACCTCGCGCATGGTCTCCGCCTCGGCGGCGGACGCCCAGCGCTTCACCGCCGAGACCGCCAGGATCAAGGCGGCGGCCTCCGCCGAGAACGCCCGGATCACCGCCGAGGCACGGGCCGAGATGTCCCGCCTCAGCAACGAGGCCGCCTCGGAGCAGGCCCGCCTCACCGCCGAGACCCAGCGGCTCACGGCTCGTGCCAGCCGCAGCGAGACCGAGCGCTCCGCCGCCGTCGCCGCCTGCGCCAACGCCGCCGGACGCATGCAGGCCCTGGCCACCAGCATGCTGGCCGACCTGCGGGAGATGGAGCACCGGCACACCTCCGAGGACGTGCTCGGGGATCTGCTCCACCTGGACCACCGCACCGCCCAGGCGGGCCGGCTCGCCGACTCCATCGCCGTACTGACCGGTGCCCGCTCCGGGCGCCGCTGGGCGAAGCCGATCGTGATGGAGTCGATCCTGCGCGGCGCGATGGGGCGGATCGGCAGCTACCAGCGGGTGCGGCTGCACTCGACGAGCGATGTCGCGATCGCCGGGCACGCCGCCGAGGGCGTCATGCACGCCCTGGCCGAGCTGCTCGACAACGCCGCCAACTTCTCGCCGCCCACCGCAGAGGTCCACGTGTACGTCGAGGAGGTCCCGGCGGGCATCGTCATCACCGTCGAGGACAGCGGCCTCGTCATGAGCGATGTCCAGCTGCGCCGCGCCGAACGCGCCGTGGCCGCCGAGAACCACGACCTGACCGGTCTGTCCGGCACCCGGCTCGGCCTCGCCGTCGTCGGCCGGCTGGCCCGCAAGCACGGCCTCACCGTCTCCTTCCGGCCGTCCGCCCGGGGCGGCACCGGCGCGCTGATGATGCTGCCGCAGGACCTCATCTCCCGCGTCACCGCGCCCACCGCCGAGCCCGACACCGCCGCCGCGCCGATTCCCGCGCAGGCGCAGGTGCCCGCGCAGGAGTCCGTACCCGCGCGAGCGTCCGCCCCGGCACCGGTCACGCCCGCCGAGCCGGAGCCCGCCCACGCACCGGCCGCGCACCGGGACACGACCCCGGACGCATACCCGGACGCGCACCCGGACGTCTCCCGCGCGTCGGGACCGGACGCCGGGTCCGACGTGGACTCGGCCACCGGCTCCTTCCGGCTGCCGGCCCCCGCCGCCCAGGCGCCGGCCACCGGCCCGGATTCCGAATCGACCGGAGCCGTGCCCACGTTCGGCGAGAGCGGCCTGCCCAAGCGCCGCCGCGGCCGCACCCTGGCCGCCGCCGAGTCCCGTACCGGCACTGCCGCCCCCGGCGGAGCCGACAGCCCCCGGCCCCGTACCACCGACCCGAAGGTTCAGGCAGCCCGCTTCAACACCTTCAGCAAGGCGGTACGAGCCAACTCCCCGCACCCGGAAGGCAACACCCGATGA
- a CDS encoding ester cyclase, whose amino-acid sequence MPSAKDTVHQFLLQVRSGLHPGRADRFMAGRVQAHQIVSEAPVVVERTPQQYAEHVQEMLDAYGAFTLTVDELIADGDRVYARWTQTGRHVGAIDHFPPTGAQLTAMTSAVYRVEDGLIVEYWIQIDRHGITAQLERAAAER is encoded by the coding sequence ATGCCCAGCGCGAAAGACACAGTCCACCAGTTCCTGCTGCAGGTGCGGTCGGGGCTGCACCCCGGCCGGGCCGACCGCTTCATGGCCGGCCGGGTCCAAGCCCACCAGATCGTCTCGGAGGCGCCGGTGGTCGTGGAACGAACACCGCAGCAGTACGCCGAGCACGTCCAGGAGATGCTCGACGCCTACGGCGCCTTCACGCTCACCGTGGACGAACTCATCGCCGACGGTGATCGCGTCTACGCCCGTTGGACGCAGACCGGACGACATGTCGGAGCCATCGATCACTTTCCGCCGACCGGTGCGCAGCTCACCGCGATGACCAGTGCGGTCTATCGAGTCGAGGACGGCCTGATTGTCGAGTACTGGATTCAGATCGACCGGCACGGAATCACAGCCCAGCTGGAGCGAGCCGCTGCCGAGCGCTGA
- a CDS encoding cytochrome P450: protein MTRIALDPFVTDLDGEGAVLRAAGPLAEVELPGGVHCYAVTHHAEAKALLTDSRIVKDINVWGAWQRGEIPMDWPLIGLANPGRSMLTVDGTEHRRLRTLVAQALTVKRVERLREGIEALTKASLDRLAELPEGQRVDLKAEFAYPLPMNVISELMGVDAADHPRLKELFEKFFSTQTPPEEVPQMMADLGTHFTKIVDGKRANPGDDLTSALIAASEDGDRLTDEEIVNTLQLIIAAGHETTISLIVNVVEALQTHPEQRARVLNGEIPWEGVIEETLRWNTPTSHVLIRFATEDVEVGDKVLPKGEALIVSFGALGRDEQAYGPTAGEFDATRTPNRHIAFGHGPHVCPGAALSRLEAGIALPALYERFPNLDLAVPAEELRNKPIVTQNDLYELPVDLG, encoded by the coding sequence ATGACCCGGATCGCCCTGGACCCCTTCGTGACCGATCTCGACGGTGAGGGCGCCGTACTCCGGGCGGCCGGGCCGCTGGCCGAGGTGGAGCTGCCGGGCGGCGTGCACTGCTACGCCGTCACGCACCACGCCGAGGCGAAGGCGCTCCTCACCGACAGCCGGATCGTGAAGGACATCAATGTCTGGGGCGCCTGGCAGCGCGGCGAGATTCCGATGGACTGGCCCCTGATCGGCCTCGCCAACCCCGGCCGCTCGATGCTGACCGTCGACGGCACCGAGCACCGCAGGCTGCGCACGCTGGTCGCGCAGGCCCTGACCGTGAAGCGGGTGGAGCGGCTGCGGGAGGGCATAGAGGCACTGACGAAGGCGAGCCTGGACCGGCTGGCGGAGCTGCCCGAGGGGCAGCGCGTGGACCTGAAGGCGGAGTTCGCCTACCCGCTGCCCATGAACGTCATCAGCGAGCTGATGGGCGTGGACGCCGCCGACCACCCCCGGCTCAAGGAACTGTTCGAGAAGTTCTTCTCCACGCAGACGCCGCCGGAGGAGGTCCCGCAGATGATGGCGGACCTCGGCACCCACTTCACGAAGATCGTCGACGGCAAGCGGGCCAACCCGGGCGACGACCTGACCAGCGCCCTGATCGCGGCCTCCGAGGACGGTGACCGCCTCACCGACGAGGAGATCGTCAACACCCTCCAGCTGATCATCGCGGCCGGTCACGAGACCACGATCAGCCTCATCGTCAATGTCGTGGAGGCGCTCCAGACCCACCCCGAGCAGCGCGCGCGGGTGCTGAACGGGGAGATCCCGTGGGAGGGCGTGATCGAGGAGACGCTGCGCTGGAACACCCCCACCTCGCACGTCCTGATCCGGTTCGCCACCGAGGACGTCGAGGTCGGTGACAAGGTGCTGCCGAAGGGCGAGGCGCTGATCGTCTCCTTCGGCGCGCTCGGCCGCGACGAGCAGGCGTACGGTCCGACCGCGGGCGAGTTCGACGCCACCCGCACCCCCAACCGCCACATCGCCTTCGGCCACGGCCCGCACGTCTGCCCGGGTGCGGCGCTGTCCCGCCTGGAGGCGGGGATCGCGCTGCCCGCGCTGTACGAGCGGTTCCCAAACCTGGACCTCGCGGTGCCCGCCGAGGAACTGCGCAACAAGCCGATCGTCACGCAGAACGACCTGTACGAGCTGCCGGTCGACCTCGGCTGA
- a CDS encoding LysR family transcriptional regulator: MSMDPSSGRPLELRHLRAFLAVADEGNITRAAARLRLTQPAVSRTLAALEKHLGVLLVDRSTHHLALTPEGVAFRDKAAAAVAAFDEALDSGRLRTWPLRLGHAWSAFGPYTTPLLRTWQERYPQTPLELLRVDDRTAGLTRGEVDAALLRGPVDAPGIVTEVLFTEARVAAVATDGPLAARPSLSLGDLVAGTVVLNTVSGTTTLDLWPPHARPTTTLTVANTDDWLTAIAAGRGSGVSGASTAGMHPHAGVAYRPLDDAPPLPVLLARRDAPGHPALPKLTALAREIVGRDHDARP, encoded by the coding sequence ATGAGCATGGACCCCTCTTCCGGCCGCCCCTTGGAACTCCGGCACCTGCGCGCCTTCCTCGCCGTCGCGGATGAGGGAAACATCACCCGCGCCGCCGCCCGCCTCCGGCTCACCCAGCCCGCCGTCTCCCGGACCCTCGCCGCCCTGGAGAAACACCTGGGCGTCCTGCTCGTCGACCGTTCCACCCACCATCTCGCCCTCACCCCCGAGGGCGTCGCCTTCCGCGACAAGGCCGCCGCCGCGGTGGCCGCCTTCGACGAGGCACTCGACTCCGGGCGGCTGCGGACCTGGCCCCTGCGGCTCGGACACGCCTGGTCGGCCTTCGGGCCGTACACCACACCGCTGCTGCGGACCTGGCAGGAGCGCTACCCGCAGACCCCGCTCGAACTGCTGCGCGTCGACGACCGCACCGCCGGGCTCACCCGGGGCGAGGTCGACGCGGCCCTCCTGCGCGGGCCGGTGGACGCGCCGGGGATCGTCACCGAGGTGCTGTTCACCGAGGCCCGGGTGGCGGCCGTCGCCACCGACGGGCCGCTCGCGGCGCGCCCTTCCCTGTCGCTCGGCGACCTGGTGGCCGGGACCGTCGTACTGAACACCGTCTCCGGCACCACCACCCTCGACCTGTGGCCGCCGCACGCCCGGCCCACCACCACCCTGACCGTCGCCAACACCGACGACTGGCTCACCGCCATCGCCGCCGGGCGCGGCTCCGGGGTGTCCGGCGCCTCCACCGCCGGTATGCATCCACACGCCGGAGTGGCCTACCGCCCGCTCGACGACGCCCCGCCCCTGCCCGTGCTGCTCGCCCGCCGCGACGCCCCCGGCCACCCCGCGCTGCCGAAGCTCACCGCGCTGGCCCGCGAGATCGTGGGGCGGGACCACGACGCTCGGCCCTGA
- a CDS encoding cytochrome P450, with the protein MTGCPVTHGSVPLSGPRFQTDPVRLYRDMRRDHGAVAPVVLDGDVPAWLILGYRELHQVTGDPVLFSRDSDLWNQWDRIPDDWPLLPMIGRKQPSILYTVGERHSRRAMMISNALEGVDPFALKRYAEEFADGLIDRFCSTGGTDIIARYTMLLPALVLAKLYGFSNETGAALVGSLNDMIDGRERALAGAQHLTTSMAQLLADKHAVPGDDVASRMLADDGGFTDEEIAQDLMVMMAAGHQPTADWMGNSLRLMLTDDRFAASLSGGRHSVAEAMNEVLWEDTPTQNVAGRWASRDTHLGGRHIRAGDLLLLGIAAANGDPQVRTHASALTGGNNAFLSFGHGEHRCPFPAQETAEVVARTGIEVLLDRLPDVDLAVPAEALTRRPSPWLRGLTDLPVRFTPTPALGGRP; encoded by the coding sequence GTGACGGGCTGCCCCGTCACCCACGGGTCCGTACCGCTGTCCGGACCCCGCTTCCAGACCGACCCCGTGCGGCTGTACCGGGACATGCGGCGCGACCACGGCGCCGTGGCCCCGGTCGTGCTGGACGGCGACGTGCCCGCCTGGCTGATCCTCGGCTACCGCGAACTGCACCAGGTCACCGGCGACCCGGTGCTCTTCAGCCGGGACTCGGACCTGTGGAACCAGTGGGACCGCATCCCGGACGACTGGCCGCTGCTGCCGATGATCGGGCGCAAGCAGCCGTCGATCCTCTACACGGTCGGCGAACGGCACAGCCGGCGCGCCATGATGATCAGCAACGCGCTGGAGGGCGTCGACCCGTTCGCGCTGAAGCGGTACGCGGAGGAGTTCGCCGACGGGCTCATCGACCGGTTCTGCTCCACCGGCGGGACGGACATCATCGCGCGGTACACGATGCTGCTCCCCGCGCTCGTCCTGGCGAAGCTCTACGGCTTCTCCAACGAGACCGGTGCCGCGCTCGTCGGCTCGCTCAACGACATGATCGACGGCCGGGAGAGGGCGCTCGCCGGAGCGCAGCACCTCACCACTTCCATGGCCCAGCTGCTGGCCGACAAGCACGCCGTGCCGGGCGACGACGTCGCCAGCCGGATGCTCGCCGACGACGGGGGCTTCACCGACGAGGAGATCGCCCAGGACCTGATGGTCATGATGGCCGCGGGCCACCAGCCGACCGCCGACTGGATGGGCAACTCGCTGCGCCTCATGCTCACCGACGACCGGTTCGCCGCCTCCCTCTCCGGCGGGCGGCACAGCGTCGCCGAGGCGATGAACGAGGTGCTCTGGGAGGACACCCCCACCCAGAACGTCGCCGGACGGTGGGCCTCCCGCGACACCCACCTCGGCGGCCGGCACATCCGCGCCGGGGACCTGCTCCTCCTCGGGATCGCCGCCGCCAACGGCGACCCGCAGGTCCGCACCCACGCCTCGGCGCTCACCGGCGGCAACAACGCCTTCCTCTCCTTCGGCCACGGCGAGCACCGCTGCCCCTTCCCCGCCCAGGAGACCGCCGAGGTCGTCGCCCGTACGGGGATCGAGGTCCTCCTGGACCGGCTGCCCGACGTGGACCTCGCCGTCCCCGCCGAGGCGCTGACCCGCCGCCCGTCGCCGTGGCTGCGCGGCCTGACCGACCTGCCGGTGCGTTTCACTCCCACTCCCGCTCTCGGAGGAAGACCATGA
- a CDS encoding ATP/GTP-binding protein: MDSATSDRAALQATADNGLKIVVVGGFGVGKTTMVRSVSEIRPLNTEETMTRAGEAVDHLDGVHAKTSTTVAFDFGRITLDARSVLYLFGAPGQERFWFLWDRLFSGTLGAVVLVDTRRLADSWYAIDRLEHHGTPFIVACNDFGGPLHTEQQIREALDLSADVPLVECDARDRSSSKYVLITLVEHLQKLAARARPPQAALAAATPAKTPEPTP; this comes from the coding sequence TTGGACTCCGCAACCTCTGACCGTGCCGCCCTGCAGGCGACGGCCGACAACGGACTGAAGATCGTCGTCGTCGGCGGCTTCGGCGTCGGCAAGACCACCATGGTCCGTTCCGTCAGCGAGATCCGCCCGCTGAACACGGAAGAGACCATGACCCGCGCGGGCGAGGCCGTCGACCACCTCGACGGTGTGCACGCGAAGACGTCGACCACGGTCGCGTTCGACTTCGGCAGGATCACGCTCGACGCCCGCTCGGTGCTGTACCTCTTCGGCGCCCCCGGACAGGAACGCTTCTGGTTCCTGTGGGACCGGCTCTTCTCCGGGACGCTGGGCGCCGTCGTGCTCGTCGACACCCGGCGGCTCGCCGACTCCTGGTACGCCATCGACCGGCTGGAGCACCACGGCACGCCCTTCATCGTGGCGTGCAACGACTTCGGCGGCCCGCTCCACACCGAGCAGCAGATAAGGGAGGCCCTGGACCTGTCCGCGGACGTCCCGCTCGTGGAGTGCGACGCCCGGGACCGGTCCTCCAGCAAGTACGTGCTGATCACGCTCGTCGAACACCTCCAGAAGCTGGCCGCCCGCGCCCGGCCCCCGCAGGCGGCCCTGGCCGCGGCAACGCCCGCCAAGACCCCGGAGCCCACCCCGTGA
- a CDS encoding FAD-binding and (Fe-S)-binding domain-containing protein — protein sequence MDASNYRRVPLGVVAPRDADDVAAALAVCREYGVAVVPRGGGTSIAGQATGTGIVLDLTRHLRSIVAVDAGSRTAVVQPGVVLDDLRAAAAPHGLTFGPDPSTHSRCTLGGMIGNNSCGSHSVAWGTTADNVHALSVVRYGGATLRLDRERASGDGGGPAGVRELVGGHLALLRTGYPDLPRRISGYALDALLPEHPGGPDPARAFCGSEGTLAVVTEATVRLVEAPRSRALAVLGYADESAAAEAAAGLLPYGPLTVEGMAADLVREPAGLPRGGAWLFVETGGATPAEARGRAERVLRAADALDGAVVTDPAGQRALWRIREDASGTATRMPDGSEAWPGWEDCAVPPARLGPYLRDFRALLTEHGLRGTPYGHFGDGCIHVRIDFDLLSPEGVARFRRFSEEQAGLVVAHGGSLSGEHGDGQARAELLPRMYGDELVGVFHRFKDLWDPDGGLNPGMLARPDRLDSNLRFAVLPKGPVDVAFGYPQDGGDFSGAVRRCVGVAKCRTAGAAGPDVMCPSFRATGEEAHSTRGRARLLHEMLAGEVITDGWRSTEVRDALDLCLSCKGCRSDCPVGVDMATYKAEFLHHHYQGRLRPAAHYAMGGLPRWLRLAAPFARPLNALARVRPLAALAKRLAGIAPERRLPVLATETFRRWARGRVEKRTRNLRADEVVTLWPDTFTDHLSPEAGRAAVRVLEAAGRTVRVPGEGVCCGLTYVSTGRLDRARTVMRRTLDRLDRLPGAPLVVLEPSCAATLRTDLPELLPDDPRAAGLAASVRTLAQYLEEYAPDWTPPRVERPVAGQTHCHQHAVLGDGAERRLRERMGLTGELSGGCCGLAGNFGFEKGHWEVSVACAEEQLLPSVRAAEPGTELLADGFSCRTQLDQLAGRRARHLAEVLAEGLEADAVHAADGP from the coding sequence ATGGACGCCTCCAACTACCGCCGGGTGCCCCTCGGCGTCGTCGCCCCGCGCGACGCGGACGACGTCGCCGCCGCACTCGCCGTCTGCCGCGAGTACGGAGTCGCGGTGGTGCCGCGCGGCGGCGGCACCTCCATCGCCGGTCAGGCCACCGGTACCGGCATCGTGCTGGACCTGACCCGCCATCTGCGCTCGATCGTGGCGGTGGACGCCGGCTCCCGTACCGCCGTCGTCCAGCCCGGCGTGGTCCTGGACGACCTGCGCGCCGCCGCCGCGCCGCACGGGCTGACCTTCGGCCCCGACCCCTCCACGCACAGCCGCTGCACCCTCGGCGGCATGATCGGCAACAACTCCTGCGGCTCGCACTCGGTCGCCTGGGGCACCACCGCCGACAACGTCCACGCGCTCTCCGTCGTCCGCTACGGCGGCGCCACCCTGCGGCTGGACCGTGAGCGGGCCTCCGGCGACGGCGGCGGCCCGGCAGGGGTGCGGGAACTCGTCGGCGGACACCTGGCCCTGCTGCGCACCGGCTACCCCGACCTCCCGCGCCGTATCTCCGGTTACGCCCTCGACGCCCTGCTCCCCGAACACCCGGGCGGCCCCGACCCGGCCCGCGCCTTCTGCGGCAGCGAGGGCACCCTGGCCGTCGTCACGGAGGCGACCGTCCGCCTGGTCGAGGCCCCGCGCTCACGCGCGCTCGCCGTACTCGGATACGCCGACGAGTCCGCCGCCGCCGAGGCCGCCGCCGGGCTCCTCCCGTACGGCCCGCTCACCGTCGAGGGCATGGCCGCCGACCTCGTACGCGAACCGGCGGGGCTGCCGCGCGGCGGGGCCTGGCTCTTCGTGGAGACGGGCGGGGCCACCCCGGCCGAGGCGCGCGGCCGTGCCGAACGCGTCCTGCGCGCGGCCGACGCGCTCGACGGCGCGGTGGTCACCGACCCGGCCGGACAGCGCGCCCTGTGGCGCATCCGTGAGGACGCCTCCGGTACCGCGACCCGGATGCCCGACGGCAGCGAGGCCTGGCCCGGCTGGGAGGACTGCGCGGTTCCGCCCGCCCGGCTCGGCCCGTACCTCCGCGACTTCCGCGCCCTGCTCACCGAACACGGGCTGCGCGGCACCCCGTACGGCCACTTCGGCGACGGCTGCATCCACGTCCGCATCGACTTCGACCTGCTGAGCCCCGAGGGTGTCGCGCGCTTCCGCCGGTTCTCCGAGGAGCAGGCCGGCCTCGTCGTCGCGCACGGCGGCTCCCTCAGCGGCGAGCACGGCGACGGCCAGGCGCGCGCCGAACTGCTGCCCCGGATGTACGGGGACGAACTCGTCGGCGTCTTCCACCGGTTCAAGGACCTGTGGGACCCGGACGGCGGGCTGAACCCCGGGATGCTCGCCCGCCCGGACCGCCTCGACTCCAACCTCCGGTTCGCCGTGCTGCCCAAGGGCCCGGTGGACGTGGCCTTCGGCTACCCGCAGGACGGCGGCGACTTCTCGGGCGCGGTCCGCCGCTGCGTGGGCGTCGCCAAGTGCCGTACGGCCGGGGCGGCGGGCCCGGACGTCATGTGTCCGTCCTTCCGGGCGACCGGCGAGGAGGCCCACTCGACACGTGGCCGGGCCCGGCTGCTGCACGAGATGCTGGCGGGCGAGGTCATCACGGACGGCTGGCGGTCGACGGAGGTACGGGACGCCCTCGACCTCTGTCTGTCCTGCAAGGGCTGCCGCAGCGACTGCCCGGTGGGCGTGGACATGGCCACGTACAAGGCGGAGTTCCTGCACCACCACTACCAGGGGCGGCTGCGGCCCGCCGCCCACTACGCGATGGGCGGGCTGCCGCGGTGGCTGCGGCTCGCCGCCCCGTTCGCCCGCCCGCTGAACGCCCTGGCCCGGGTCCGCCCGCTCGCCGCCCTCGCCAAACGGCTGGCGGGCATCGCGCCCGAACGGAGGCTTCCGGTGCTGGCGACGGAGACGTTCCGCCGGTGGGCGCGCGGACGCGTGGAGAAGAGGACGCGGAACCTCCGGGCCGACGAGGTGGTGACCCTCTGGCCGGACACCTTCACCGACCACCTCTCGCCGGAGGCGGGGCGGGCGGCGGTACGGGTCCTGGAGGCGGCGGGCCGTACGGTGCGCGTCCCCGGCGAGGGCGTGTGCTGCGGCCTCACGTATGTATCGACGGGCCGCCTGGACAGGGCGCGTACGGTGATGCGCCGCACCCTGGACCGGCTGGACCGCCTTCCCGGCGCCCCGCTCGTCGTCCTCGAACCGAGCTGCGCGGCAACCCTCCGTACCGACCTGCCGGAACTGCTCCCCGACGACCCGCGAGCCGCCGGACTCGCCGCGTCCGTCCGCACCCTGGCCCAGTATCTGGAGGAGTACGCCCCCGACTGGACCCCGCCCCGCGTCGAACGCCCGGTCGCGGGCCAGACGCACTGTCACCAGCACGCGGTGCTGGGCGACGGCGCCGAGCGCAGACTCCGTGAACGGATGGGCCTGACCGGCGAACTGAGCGGCGGCTGCTGCGGCCTCGCCGGGAACTTCGGCTTCGAGAAGGGGCACTGGGAGGTGTCGGTGGCCTGTGCGGAGGAACAGCTCCTGCCCTCCGTACGGGCGGCGGAGCCCGGTACGGAACTCCTGGCCGACGGATTCTCCTGCCGAACCCAGCTGGACCAGCTCGCGGGACGCCGGGCCAGACACCTGGCGGAGGTGCTGGCTGAGGGGCTGGAGGCGGACGCGGTGCACGCGGCGGACGGCCCTTGA
- a CDS encoding roadblock/LC7 domain-containing protein: MTATTDEKLNWLLEGLLDRTPGTRHALVLSRDGLKLCRTPELSVDQADQLAAISAGIQSLSHGASIEFGDGTGGVRSAMTEFYGGVLFIVEAGAGAHLAVVAAEDSDVGLVGHNMSELVEQLGEHLVAPPRYPAGDPAAAETTAV; this comes from the coding sequence ATGACCGCGACCACCGACGAGAAGCTCAACTGGCTGCTGGAGGGCCTGCTCGACCGCACCCCCGGCACCCGGCACGCCCTCGTCCTGTCCCGCGACGGCCTCAAGCTGTGCCGCACCCCCGAGCTCTCCGTCGACCAGGCGGACCAGCTGGCCGCGATCTCCGCCGGGATCCAGAGCCTGTCGCACGGCGCGTCCATCGAGTTCGGTGACGGCACCGGCGGCGTACGGTCCGCGATGACCGAGTTCTACGGCGGTGTGCTGTTCATCGTCGAGGCGGGCGCGGGCGCGCACCTCGCGGTCGTCGCGGCGGAGGACTCCGACGTCGGCCTCGTCGGGCACAACATGAGCGAACTCGTCGAGCAGCTCGGCGAACACCTCGTCGCCCCGCCGCGCTACCCGGCCGGTGACCCGGCCGCGGCGGAAACCACGGCCGTATGA
- the serC gene encoding phosphoserine transaminase, translated as MADIQIPADIKPADGRFGAGPSKVRTEALDALAATGTSLLGTSHRQAPVKNLVGEVRDGVRSLFSLPDGYEVILGNGGSTAFWDIATHGLIESKSQHLNFGEFSSKFAKAAKLAPWLADPTVIASDPGTHPDPRAEAGVDVYAFTHNETSTGVAAPLKRVAGADEGSLVLVDATSGAGGLPVDITETDVYYFAPQKSFASDGGLWIAAFSPAALDRAARIHASGRHIPEFFSLPTAIDNSLKNQTYNTPALATLFLLNEQLKWMNTQGGLDFTTGRTAASAANLYGWAEKSTYATPFVTDPEKRSQVIGTIDFEDGIDAAAVAKVLRANGIVDTEPYRKLGRNQLRVAMFPAIDPSDVQALTACVDYVIEQL; from the coding sequence GTGGCCGATATCCAGATTCCCGCTGACATCAAGCCCGCCGACGGACGTTTCGGCGCCGGACCCTCCAAGGTGCGGACGGAGGCGCTCGACGCGCTGGCCGCCACCGGCACCTCCCTTCTCGGCACGTCCCACCGCCAGGCCCCGGTCAAGAACCTGGTCGGCGAGGTACGTGACGGCGTACGCAGCCTCTTCTCCCTCCCCGACGGATACGAGGTGATCCTGGGCAACGGCGGCTCCACCGCCTTCTGGGACATCGCGACGCACGGTCTGATCGAATCGAAGTCCCAGCACCTCAACTTCGGCGAGTTCTCCTCGAAGTTCGCCAAGGCCGCCAAGCTCGCCCCGTGGCTGGCCGACCCGACGGTGATCGCCTCCGACCCGGGCACCCACCCGGACCCGCGGGCCGAGGCGGGCGTCGATGTCTACGCCTTCACCCACAACGAGACGTCCACGGGTGTCGCCGCGCCGCTCAAGCGCGTCGCGGGCGCGGACGAGGGGTCCCTCGTCCTGGTGGACGCCACCTCCGGTGCGGGCGGCCTTCCGGTCGACATCACCGAGACGGACGTCTACTACTTCGCCCCGCAGAAGTCCTTCGCCTCCGACGGCGGCCTGTGGATCGCGGCGTTCTCCCCGGCCGCCCTGGACCGCGCGGCGCGTATCCACGCCTCGGGCCGCCACATCCCGGAGTTCTTCTCGCTCCCGACGGCGATCGACAACTCCCTGAAGAACCAGACGTACAACACCCCGGCCCTGGCCACGCTCTTCCTGCTGAACGAGCAGCTGAAGTGGATGAACACCCAGGGCGGCCTGGACTTCACCACCGGCCGCACGGCAGCCTCGGCGGCGAACCTGTACGGCTGGGCCGAGAAGTCCACGTACGCGACCCCGTTCGTCACCGACCCGGAGAAGCGCTCCCAGGTCATCGGCACGATCGACTTCGAGGACGGCATCGACGCGGCGGCCGTCGCCAAGGTGCTGCGCGCCAACGGCATCGTGGACACCGAGCCGTACCGCAAGCTGGGCCGCAACCAGCTGCGCGTGGCGATGTTCCCGGCGATCGACCCGTCGGACGTGCAGGCGCTGACGGCCTGCGTCGACTACGTGATCGAGCAGCTGTAA
- a CDS encoding DUF742 domain-containing protein, with protein sequence MTTAPRPRPGRDDDPDRLYTLTGGRSRSDSAAFDLVTLVVAECDPSPGMQSEHVAILRMCERPTAVVEIAASLNLPVSIVRIMLCDLLDTSRISARHPRTARVADRLPDPDILEQVLVGLRNL encoded by the coding sequence ATGACGACGGCGCCCCGCCCCCGCCCCGGCCGCGACGACGATCCGGACCGGCTCTACACCCTCACCGGTGGCCGCAGCCGCTCCGACTCGGCCGCCTTCGACCTGGTGACCCTCGTCGTCGCGGAATGCGATCCGTCCCCCGGCATGCAGTCGGAACATGTCGCGATCCTGCGGATGTGCGAGCGCCCCACGGCGGTCGTCGAGATCGCCGCGAGCCTGAACCTGCCTGTCAGCATCGTCCGCATCATGCTGTGCGACCTGCTCGACACCAGCCGGATCAGCGCCCGCCACCCCCGTACCGCCCGTGTCGCGGACCGGCTCCCCGACCCCGACATCCTGGAACAGGTGCTCGTTGGACTCCGCAACCTCTGA